A single region of the Salvia splendens isolate huo1 chromosome 18, SspV2, whole genome shotgun sequence genome encodes:
- the LOC121776785 gene encoding uncharacterized protein LOC121776785, with the protein MKLLTLRDTLAGTRTSGTPETSGTQVIMVVARNEALDWEPLTTPDPDRFSKALGLSFFGSNTSGKIWLFVEEGATFDIDCDTEQILHGRLMSHRLTSPLAISAVYAKCTRSERYPLWDRLREIAGPLEETPWIVGGDFNNIHSHRDRMGSDTNRQAEMVDFAETIEDCRLLDPGFDGADFTWAKNGLFERLDRVLVSEAWTRVFEATRVTNLPRIASDHGPVLARCNMSISTNGGKAFRFLNMWIRHEAFMAVVQNAWEEPTRAGGLLNTQIKHARVKSALKKWNKEVFGNIHANLKDKEEAIELAQSEFEARPTPQNRTTINKHIAEYILLLRMEEDFWRQKAALRWLAEGIKNTWFYQSWVKQKRVRLRIHSICANGQELTEAEDIKKKR; encoded by the exons atgaaactgttgacACTGCGAGACACGCTGGCTGGAACGAGAACTTCAGGAACTCCGGAGACTTCTGGAACTCAAGTGATCATGGTTGTGGCAAGGAATGAGGCTCTGGACTGG GAACCTCTCACAACCCCTGATCCGGACCGGTTCTCCAAGGCCTTGGGGCTATCCTTCTTTGGCTCGAACACGTCGGGGAAGATCTGGTTGTTTGTGGAAGAAGGAGctacttttgatattgattgtGATACGGAACAAATCCTACATGGGCGGCTTATGTCTCACCGGCTTACTAGCCCACTAGCTATCtcggccgtgtacgccaaatgcacaaggTCTGAGAGATACCCACTGTGGGATAGGTTGAGAGAGATTGCGGGGCCCCTCGAAGAAACACCGTGGATTGttggtggtgacttcaacaACATCCACTCGCACCGGGATAGAATGGGGAGCgacaccaaccggcaagccgagatggtcgaTTTTGCGGAGACAATTGAAGACTGCAGGCTCCTCGACCCCGGGTTCGATGGGGCGGACTTCACATGGGCCAAAAATGGTCTCTTTGAACGATTGGATAGAGTGCTCGTTAGTGAAGCTTGGACCAGGGTCTTTGAGGccactcgggttacgaacctcccaaggattgcctcggaccacggCCCAGTTCTAGCAAGATGCAACATGTCGATTTCTACCAATGGAGGCAAGGCGTTCAGGTTCCtaaacatgtggatccgacacgAGGCTTTTATGGCTGTTGTACAGAATGCATGGGAGGAACCCACGAGGGCTGGGGGACTTTTAAACACCCAAATCAAGCATGCTAGAGTTAAAAGTGCTCTAAagaagtggaacaaagaggttttcggGAACATCCATGCGAACCTTAAGGACAAGGAAGAAGCTATCGAGCTGGCCCAATCCGAGTTCGAGGCAAGGCCAACGCCCCAGAATAGGACAACGATCAataaacacattgccgagtacatcctcctGCTGCGAATGGAAGAGGACTTTTGGCGGCAAAAGGCAGCCCTGAGATGGCTAGCCGAGGGTATCAAGAACACttggttctaccaaagctgggtgaaacaaaaaagGGTCCGGCTGCGTATCCATTCGATCTGTGCCAATGGACAAGAGCTAACTGAGGCAGAggatataaaaaaaaagcggtag